In Aliiglaciecola sp. LCG003, a genomic segment contains:
- a CDS encoding CoA-acylating methylmalonate-semialdehyde dehydrogenase, whose protein sequence is MKQVPLLINGEFSQSQTQTFIDVTNPINNEVIVQAPCATDTEIDMAVASAKAAFMSWREVPVPERARVMMNYQALLKKHHDEIAEILSSETGKTFADAKGDVWRGIEVVEQAANVCSMMMGETAENVARGIDTYSYIQPLGVCLGITPFNFPAMIPLWMFPMAIACGNTFVLKPSEQDPLTPTRLAELFMEAGAPKGVLNVVHGGKDQVNQLLTHEDIKAVSFVGSVPVGQHIYKTATDHMKRAQCFAGAKNHSVIMPDSNKAQVLNNLVGASVGAAGQRCMAISVAVFVGESKEWIGELAELLKQVKPGLWDDKEAGFGPLISPQAKAKVLDLIQQGKDQGATCLVDGSDFTLEGYESGNWVGPTVFTDVTEKMAIYQQEIFGPVLCCMAVDTLEEAIALVNRNPYGNGTSIFTASGAAARKYQHEIEVGQVGINVPIPVPLPFFSFTGWKNSFYGDLHAYGKQAVRFYTETKTITARWFEDDIPSGPNMTINLR, encoded by the coding sequence ATGAAACAGGTGCCTCTACTCATCAACGGTGAGTTCTCTCAATCCCAAACTCAAACTTTTATTGATGTTACTAACCCAATCAATAATGAAGTCATAGTTCAAGCTCCTTGCGCCACTGATACTGAAATTGATATGGCAGTCGCCAGTGCAAAGGCCGCATTTATGTCTTGGCGTGAAGTTCCTGTGCCTGAGCGTGCCCGTGTGATGATGAATTATCAGGCGTTGTTGAAAAAGCATCATGATGAAATTGCAGAAATACTAAGCAGTGAGACAGGTAAAACCTTTGCAGATGCCAAAGGTGATGTCTGGCGTGGCATCGAAGTTGTCGAACAAGCTGCTAATGTTTGCTCGATGATGATGGGTGAAACCGCTGAAAACGTAGCTCGAGGCATTGATACTTACAGCTACATTCAACCCCTTGGGGTTTGTCTTGGGATCACCCCATTTAACTTCCCTGCGATGATACCCTTATGGATGTTCCCCATGGCAATCGCCTGCGGCAACACTTTTGTGTTAAAGCCTTCAGAGCAAGATCCTCTGACACCGACACGATTGGCTGAGTTGTTTATGGAAGCCGGCGCGCCAAAAGGCGTATTGAATGTTGTGCATGGCGGTAAAGATCAGGTTAACCAACTTTTAACCCATGAAGATATTAAAGCGGTTTCATTTGTTGGCTCAGTACCTGTGGGCCAGCACATTTATAAAACAGCCACTGATCATATGAAACGGGCGCAATGTTTTGCGGGCGCTAAAAATCACTCAGTGATTATGCCTGACTCGAATAAAGCGCAAGTACTAAATAATTTGGTTGGCGCATCTGTAGGTGCTGCCGGGCAGCGTTGTATGGCTATTTCTGTAGCAGTATTTGTCGGTGAAAGCAAAGAGTGGATTGGTGAGCTTGCCGAATTACTTAAACAAGTGAAGCCGGGATTGTGGGACGACAAAGAAGCCGGTTTTGGACCGCTGATTAGCCCTCAGGCTAAAGCTAAAGTACTGGACTTGATCCAACAAGGTAAAGATCAAGGAGCAACCTGTTTAGTCGATGGATCAGATTTTACCCTCGAAGGCTACGAATCCGGCAATTGGGTTGGCCCAACGGTATTTACCGATGTAACTGAAAAAATGGCGATTTATCAGCAAGAGATTTTTGGCCCAGTACTATGTTGTATGGCGGTTGATACCTTGGAAGAAGCGATTGCCTTGGTTAACCGCAACCCATATGGCAACGGTACCTCTATATTTACCGCAAGTGGCGCAGCTGCGCGTAAGTATCAACATGAAATTGAAGTTGGCCAGGTCGGTATTAATGTACCTATTCCTGTTCCGCTACCGTTTTTCTCTTTTACCGGTTGGAAAAACTCTTTTTATGGGGATTTGCATGCCTATGGTAAACAAGCCGTTCGTTTCTACACAGAAACTAAAACCATCACAGCACGTTGGTTCGAAGACGATATTCCGTCTGGACCTAATATGACCATCAATTTGCGCTAA
- a CDS encoding acyl-CoA dehydrogenase family protein — translation MNFDLTEDQLAFAQTAKQFADQELAPHAAKWDKEHYFPKDVIKQAGELGFCALYTPEEAGGLGLSRLDSAIIFEQLASGCTATTAMMTIHNMATWMIASWGTEAVKQQWCPSLVTGEKLASYCLTEPGSGSDAASLRTSAKLQDDHYVVNGSKMFISGAGETEVLVVMVRTGGPGADGISALVIPADAEGIIYGKAEEKMGWNAQPTRMVTFEDVKVPRQNLLGNEGEGFKFAMQGLDGGRVNIAICSVGTAQRALETATRYMQDRTQFGKPLAAFQALQFKLADMATELVAARQMVRLAAFKIDQNDPDKTTYCAMAKRFATDVGFSVCNDALQLHGGYGYIQEYPLERHVRDVRVHQILEGTNEIMRVIIGRRLLADNDTPIV, via the coding sequence ATGAATTTTGATTTAACTGAAGACCAGTTAGCCTTTGCACAAACTGCTAAACAGTTTGCTGACCAAGAGCTAGCGCCACATGCTGCTAAATGGGACAAAGAACATTATTTTCCCAAAGATGTCATCAAGCAGGCGGGTGAATTAGGTTTCTGTGCCTTGTATACGCCAGAAGAAGCTGGTGGATTAGGACTTAGTCGCCTTGATTCGGCCATCATCTTTGAGCAACTTGCTTCCGGCTGTACAGCTACCACTGCAATGATGACCATTCACAATATGGCCACATGGATGATCGCATCTTGGGGAACGGAAGCGGTAAAACAGCAATGGTGCCCAAGCTTGGTCACCGGCGAGAAGTTGGCGTCTTATTGTCTTACTGAACCAGGTTCAGGCTCGGACGCTGCATCGTTACGCACTAGTGCAAAATTGCAAGATGACCATTATGTGGTTAATGGGTCAAAAATGTTTATCTCTGGGGCTGGAGAAACCGAAGTTCTGGTGGTGATGGTCAGAACCGGTGGGCCGGGTGCGGATGGTATTTCCGCGCTTGTCATTCCGGCTGATGCTGAAGGTATTATTTATGGCAAAGCAGAAGAAAAAATGGGTTGGAATGCTCAGCCGACTCGTATGGTAACCTTTGAAGATGTAAAGGTTCCGCGCCAGAACCTGCTTGGAAATGAAGGGGAGGGATTCAAATTTGCCATGCAAGGGTTAGATGGTGGTCGAGTGAATATTGCCATCTGTTCAGTCGGCACCGCGCAACGGGCGTTAGAAACGGCTACCCGCTATATGCAAGACCGAACCCAGTTCGGCAAACCATTAGCAGCTTTTCAGGCTTTGCAGTTTAAACTTGCTGATATGGCTACCGAGCTTGTGGCGGCCAGACAAATGGTTCGTCTCGCTGCATTTAAAATCGACCAAAATGACCCTGACAAAACTACTTACTGTGCAATGGCTAAGCGTTTTGCAACCGATGTAGGCTTTTCGGTATGTAATGATGCACTGCAGTTGCATGGTGGCTATGGTTATATCCAAGAATATCCACTGGAACGTCATGTCAGAGATGTTAGGGTTCACCAGATATTGGAAGGGACCAATGAAATTATGCGGGTCATTATTGGTCGTCGTTTATTGGCAGATAACGACACACCCATCGTTTAG
- a CDS encoding enoyl-CoA hydratase/isomerase family protein gives MTQAVLFDQQSCRNGQSVGIATLNKPRALNALDLEMVNLLSIQLLAWQQNPDVAMVVIDSRGDKAFCAGGDVVSMYRGMRDTAGARAKGHQQSPESIPPSLQTFFSQEYRLDYLIHTFGKPILVWGNGIIMGGGLGLMAGASHRVVTESSRIAMPEVSIGLFPDVGGSWFLNKMPSGFGRFLGTTGASIDADDALFVGLADHRISHQDKSSLLNSLKQINWSTDTSLNSQAVTKVCEQYHAQSQNSMSNLQRHQAIVADLNRQPDVVSYVRGIAQLDVSQDKWLSKAQQSVEYGSAITLHLVHEQLVRGKDLSLEDCFKMELTMACRCASFGEFQEGVRALLIDKDRKPKWTFNDVVEVDASIINDFFVSPWPANQHPLEQLGEFARN, from the coding sequence ATGACTCAAGCTGTTTTATTTGACCAACAATCCTGTCGCAACGGGCAATCCGTCGGTATAGCAACCTTAAATAAGCCTAGGGCTCTTAATGCCCTAGATCTTGAAATGGTCAATTTACTATCGATCCAATTGCTTGCCTGGCAGCAAAACCCTGATGTGGCGATGGTGGTGATAGATAGCCGGGGCGACAAGGCTTTTTGCGCGGGTGGCGATGTGGTATCGATGTATCGTGGTATGCGCGACACTGCGGGCGCTAGGGCTAAGGGGCATCAACAAAGCCCCGAGTCCATCCCCCCATCATTGCAAACATTTTTTAGCCAAGAGTATCGACTAGATTATCTTATTCATACCTTCGGTAAGCCTATACTCGTATGGGGAAATGGCATCATCATGGGCGGTGGACTAGGCTTAATGGCAGGTGCGAGTCATCGTGTTGTCACCGAGTCCTCACGGATCGCTATGCCTGAGGTCAGTATAGGACTTTTCCCAGATGTAGGTGGGAGCTGGTTTTTAAATAAAATGCCAAGTGGATTTGGCAGGTTTTTAGGCACTACAGGTGCCAGTATTGATGCCGACGACGCATTGTTTGTGGGTTTGGCGGATCATCGAATTTCCCATCAGGATAAATCGTCGCTGCTGAATTCATTAAAACAAATTAATTGGTCTACCGACACTAGTCTAAATAGCCAAGCTGTTACTAAAGTGTGTGAGCAGTATCATGCTCAGTCGCAAAACAGTATGAGTAATTTACAACGTCATCAAGCCATAGTGGCGGATTTAAATCGACAGCCCGATGTTGTGTCTTACGTGCGCGGAATTGCACAACTGGATGTGAGTCAGGATAAATGGTTAAGTAAAGCACAACAGTCAGTAGAGTATGGATCTGCAATTACATTGCACTTGGTTCATGAGCAGTTAGTCAGAGGCAAGGACTTATCCCTTGAAGACTGTTTTAAGATGGAACTGACGATGGCGTGTCGTTGTGCAAGTTTCGGTGAATTTCAAGAAGGCGTGCGAGCCTTGTTAATTGACAAAGATCGCAAACCTAAGTGGACGTTTAATGATGTCGTAGAAGTAGATGCATCAATTATCAATGACTTTTTTGTCAGCCCTTGGCCTGCTAATCAGCATCCCCTTGAACAGCTTGGCGAATTTGCCCGAAATTAG
- the mmsB gene encoding 3-hydroxyisobutyrate dehydrogenase has product MAKIGFIGLGNMGGPMAANLLAGGHQVTVFDLSASAMQTLAKKGAALATSAAEVARDADFVISMLPAGKHVEALYLDPEDGLIGTLSSTTLVIDSSTIDAATAQKVAKALADKNIGFIDAPVSGGVGGAIAGTLTFIVGGSDAQFRASKPVLENMGKNIFHAGDVGAGQIAKICNNMLLSVLMAGTAEALQMAIDNGLDPSVMSDIMLQSSGRNWTLELYNPCPGVMANVPSSNQYQGGFMVDLMRKDLGLAMDTAVKSHSATPMGALAQSLFSMHSLQGNGKKDFSSIFEMFSKQQ; this is encoded by the coding sequence ATGGCTAAAATTGGCTTTATTGGTTTAGGTAACATGGGCGGTCCTATGGCTGCAAATTTATTAGCTGGCGGACACCAAGTGACGGTCTTTGATTTATCTGCCTCGGCAATGCAAACACTGGCTAAAAAAGGTGCAGCCTTGGCGACATCAGCGGCTGAGGTTGCCCGTGATGCAGATTTCGTGATTTCAATGTTACCTGCTGGTAAGCATGTTGAAGCTTTGTATTTAGATCCTGAAGATGGACTTATCGGCACGCTATCCAGTACTACTCTTGTTATCGATTCCAGTACGATAGATGCGGCAACTGCGCAAAAAGTCGCTAAAGCTTTAGCAGACAAAAACATCGGCTTCATAGATGCACCGGTATCAGGGGGAGTAGGAGGGGCAATAGCGGGCACCTTAACCTTCATAGTCGGCGGTAGCGATGCACAGTTTAGAGCCAGTAAACCGGTGTTAGAAAATATGGGTAAAAACATATTTCACGCAGGTGATGTAGGTGCCGGTCAGATCGCTAAAATATGTAATAACATGCTACTGTCAGTGTTAATGGCAGGAACTGCCGAGGCTCTGCAAATGGCTATCGATAACGGTTTGGATCCCAGCGTTATGTCAGACATTATGCTCCAAAGTTCCGGCCGGAATTGGACCTTAGAACTATATAACCCATGTCCGGGTGTAATGGCGAATGTGCCATCCTCTAATCAGTATCAAGGTGGCTTTATGGTGGACTTGATGCGCAAAGATTTAGGCTTGGCAATGGATACTGCAGTGAAGAGTCATTCTGCCACGCCGATGGGCGCTTTGGCACAGAGTTTATTTTCCATGCATAGTTTGCAGGGGAATGGTAAAAAGGACTTTTCCAGTATTTTTGAAATGTTCAGCAAACAACAGTAA
- a CDS encoding SDR family oxidoreductase yields MELKNKVIAITGAAQGLGLAMAQSFAEAGANVALIDMQEDVVKAAADSISALGVKAMGYALDVTDEAAVELAFAQIAQDFGQLNGLINSAGIMRDGMLLKVKEGKVVSKMSKQQFQSVMDVNVTGTFLCSREAATQMIQTNSHGVIINLSSVSRGGNMGQTNYSASKSAVATMTVSWAKELARFNIRTGCIAPGLVNTAMAAQMRPEMRDKFLASVPAGRLADVAELGHAAKFIFENDYFTGRTLELDGGTRV; encoded by the coding sequence GTGGAATTAAAAAATAAAGTTATTGCAATTACAGGCGCGGCACAGGGGTTAGGTTTAGCCATGGCTCAGTCATTCGCCGAAGCAGGCGCAAATGTGGCCTTGATAGATATGCAAGAAGACGTTGTGAAGGCCGCTGCCGACAGCATATCAGCATTAGGCGTTAAGGCCATGGGTTATGCACTCGATGTGACCGATGAGGCAGCAGTAGAATTGGCGTTTGCCCAAATAGCTCAAGATTTCGGCCAGTTGAATGGTTTGATTAATAGTGCCGGGATCATGCGTGATGGGATGTTGCTAAAGGTCAAAGAGGGCAAGGTAGTTAGCAAAATGTCCAAGCAACAATTCCAGTCAGTAATGGATGTTAATGTTACTGGTACGTTTTTATGCAGCAGAGAAGCGGCTACGCAGATGATCCAGACAAATAGCCATGGGGTGATTATCAATCTATCCTCGGTTTCTCGAGGTGGTAATATGGGACAAACCAACTATTCGGCATCTAAATCTGCGGTGGCAACCATGACAGTCAGTTGGGCGAAAGAATTGGCCCGTTTCAATATCCGTACTGGCTGTATCGCCCCCGGCTTGGTAAATACCGCTATGGCAGCCCAAATGCGTCCTGAAATGCGTGATAAGTTTTTGGCCAGCGTACCTGCTGGTCGTTTAGCCGACGTGGCCGAATTGGGACATGCTGCTAAATTTATATTTGAAAACGACTATTTTACCGGTCGTACCCTTGAACTTGATGGTGGAACAAGGGTTTAA